The Vibrio tarriae genome includes a window with the following:
- a CDS encoding alpha/beta fold hydrolase — protein MSSPMTAIAEKVLFHKTYLHPTSQEWVVFVHGAGGSSSIWFKQIKAYRQHFNLLLIDLRGHGKSNQLLRDWIANRYTFKTVTLDVLKVLDHLKIQSAHFVGMSLGTIIVRNLAELATHRVNSMVLGGAVTRLNARSQVLVKLGHLSKHLIPYMWLYRLFAYIVMPQRSQKESRHLFIREAQKLCQKEFKRWFTLTAEVNPLMRYFRDRELPIPTLYLMGEKDYMFIHPVKEMVALHAQSELYEIPNCGHVCNVEQPELFNQRSIEFIQRQIR, from the coding sequence ATGTCTTCCCCTATGACTGCCATTGCCGAAAAAGTGCTGTTTCACAAAACTTATCTTCACCCGACAAGTCAGGAGTGGGTGGTGTTCGTTCATGGTGCGGGGGGCAGCTCATCCATATGGTTCAAGCAGATCAAAGCGTATCGGCAGCATTTCAATTTATTGCTGATTGATTTGCGCGGCCATGGGAAATCCAATCAGTTACTCAGAGACTGGATTGCCAATCGCTATACGTTTAAGACCGTGACGCTGGATGTGCTCAAAGTGCTTGATCACTTGAAAATCCAGTCGGCGCATTTTGTGGGCATGTCGCTGGGTACCATCATAGTCCGTAACCTTGCTGAGCTTGCCACGCATCGGGTCAATTCTATGGTGCTTGGTGGCGCGGTCACACGGCTTAATGCGCGTTCGCAAGTGTTGGTTAAGCTAGGACATTTGAGTAAGCACCTCATCCCGTACATGTGGCTGTATCGCTTATTTGCTTACATAGTGATGCCGCAGCGTAGTCAAAAAGAGTCTCGCCATCTGTTTATTCGTGAAGCGCAAAAGCTCTGTCAGAAAGAATTTAAACGTTGGTTTACGTTAACCGCTGAGGTGAATCCGCTGATGCGTTATTTCCGCGACCGCGAATTGCCGATCCCAACCTTATATTTGATGGGAGAGAAGGATTACATGTTCATCCATCCGGTGAAAGAGATGGTGGCGCTCCACGCACAAAGTGAGCTGTATGAAATCCCAAACTGCGGTCATGTATGTAATGTCGAGCAGCCTGAGCTATTTAATCAGCGTTCTATCGAGTTTATCCAGCGCCAAATCCGCTAA
- a CDS encoding putative signal transducing protein: MKIYTATHPLEAHMLMQLLHQQGIACELRGEMLFALRGEIPMDSSSAPSLWLQKPEQQTAAQQIIREFLNPPPAECWQCPECGEHHEGQFSACWQCGFSQTAQ, from the coding sequence ATGAAAATCTACACGGCCACTCATCCGCTTGAAGCGCACATGCTGATGCAGCTTTTGCATCAGCAAGGGATAGCGTGTGAGTTGCGTGGAGAAATGCTGTTTGCGCTGCGCGGCGAGATCCCGATGGATTCCAGCAGCGCCCCTTCACTTTGGTTACAGAAACCGGAGCAACAAACCGCAGCGCAGCAAATCATCCGTGAATTTCTCAATCCCCCACCCGCCGAATGCTGGCAGTGTCCAGAGTGTGGGGAACATCATGAAGGGCAATTTTCCGCCTGCTGGCAGTGTGGTTTTAGCCAAACTGCTCAGTGA
- a CDS encoding TVP38/TMEM64 family protein, whose product MYKKLIIAIVLIAIAALLVTQFSQYLTLDVAKAKQAELANYIDAHLLQAALIYFVVYVLLTAFSIPGATVVTLLGAALFGFWLSLLLASFASTIGATLAFLSSRFLLRDWVQAKFADKLQTINQGIERDGAFYLLSLRLIPIFPFFLINLVMGLTPISTWRYYWVSQLGMLPGTAVYLNAGTQLAEISSLGEIVSLPVLASFVLLGVFPIVVKWLMGKVQQRATQSTVK is encoded by the coding sequence ATGTATAAAAAACTCATCATCGCCATTGTTTTGATTGCCATCGCCGCGCTCTTGGTGACGCAGTTTAGCCAATACCTAACACTAGATGTCGCGAAAGCCAAACAAGCCGAATTAGCGAATTATATTGATGCCCATTTGCTGCAAGCCGCACTGATCTATTTTGTGGTGTATGTTCTCCTAACCGCATTTTCAATCCCCGGCGCAACGGTCGTGACTTTATTGGGAGCGGCCCTATTTGGCTTTTGGTTGAGCTTACTGCTGGCTTCTTTTGCCAGTACTATTGGTGCCACTCTCGCCTTTCTCAGTAGCCGCTTCTTATTGCGAGATTGGGTGCAAGCTAAATTCGCTGATAAATTGCAGACCATCAATCAAGGTATTGAACGAGATGGCGCGTTTTATTTACTCTCTCTGCGACTGATCCCGATTTTTCCATTTTTCCTGATTAACTTAGTGATGGGGCTAACGCCTATCTCCACTTGGCGTTACTACTGGGTCAGCCAACTTGGTATGCTGCCGGGTACAGCGGTGTATCTCAATGCTGGTACTCAACTGGCGGAAATCTCAAGCTTAGGCGAAATTGTGTCGCTCCCTGTGCTCGCTTCATTCGTTTTGTTAGGCGTATTTCCGATAGTGGTGAAATGGCTCATGGGCAAAGTTCAGCAGCGTGCCACTCAATCGACGGTGAAGTAA
- a CDS encoding TfoX/Sxy family DNA transformation protein yields MDKPVLKDSMRLFEQLGRVKSRSMFGGFGIFVDETMFALVVNDTLHIRADDATIEKYKQQGYEPYVYKKRGFPVVTKYYALPEDCWSHPDSILNEARAALEVAKAERETQAQAKPDRLKDLPNLRLATERMLKKAGIETVESLQTLGSVEAYKAVQRTHTAEVSLELLWALEGAIEGKHWSVIPQNRRDELLRHL; encoded by the coding sequence ATGGATAAACCAGTATTAAAAGATTCAATGCGGCTCTTTGAGCAGCTAGGACGTGTTAAATCTCGTTCAATGTTTGGTGGCTTTGGTATTTTCGTCGACGAAACTATGTTTGCGCTTGTGGTTAACGATACGCTGCACATCCGTGCAGATGACGCCACAATCGAAAAGTATAAACAGCAAGGTTATGAACCTTATGTTTACAAAAAACGTGGCTTCCCCGTTGTAACTAAGTACTACGCTCTACCTGAAGATTGTTGGAGTCACCCAGACTCTATCCTTAATGAAGCGCGTGCAGCACTGGAGGTCGCTAAGGCCGAACGTGAAACTCAAGCACAAGCGAAACCTGATCGTTTGAAAGATCTTCCTAACTTGCGTTTAGCAACAGAAAGAATGCTCAAAAAAGCAGGTATCGAAACCGTCGAGTCTCTTCAGACTCTTGGTTCTGTCGAAGCTTATAAAGCGGTTCAACGAACCCACACGGCAGAAGTGAGTTTAGAGCTGTTATGGGCTCTAGAAGGCGCAATCGAAGGTAAACATTGGTCGGTGATCCCACAAAATCGTCGTGATGAGCTATTAAGGCATCTCTGA
- the purR gene encoding HTH-type transcriptional repressor PurR has translation MATIKDVARLAGVSTTTVSHVINKTRFVAETTQEKVMEAVKQLNYAPSAVARSLKCNTTRTIGMLVTQSTNLFFSEVIDGVESYCYRQGYTLILCNTGGIYEKQRDYIRMLAEKRVDGILVMCSDLTQELQDMLDAHKDIPKVVMDWGPETSHADKIIDNSEEGGYLATKYLTDRGHTEIACLSGHFVKAACQERIQGFRRAMAEANLTVNEDWILEGNFECDTAVLAADKIIAMDKRPTAVFCFNDTMALGLMSRLQQKGIRIPEDMSVIGYDNIELAEYFSPPLTTVHQPKRRVGKNAFEILLERIKDKEHDRRIFEMHPEIVERDTVKDLTKS, from the coding sequence ATGGCTACGATTAAAGATGTGGCGCGCCTTGCGGGCGTGTCAACCACCACCGTTTCTCACGTTATCAATAAAACTCGTTTTGTGGCAGAAACCACCCAAGAGAAAGTGATGGAAGCCGTTAAGCAACTGAACTACGCGCCAAGTGCCGTAGCACGCAGCTTAAAGTGCAATACCACTCGCACGATTGGTATGTTAGTGACGCAATCTACTAACCTGTTTTTCTCGGAAGTTATCGACGGTGTGGAAAGCTACTGTTACCGTCAAGGCTATACGCTGATCCTATGTAACACAGGCGGCATCTATGAAAAGCAACGCGATTATATCCGCATGCTGGCCGAAAAACGGGTTGATGGCATTTTGGTGATGTGCTCAGACCTAACCCAAGAACTGCAAGATATGTTGGATGCGCACAAAGATATTCCAAAAGTGGTTATGGATTGGGGTCCAGAAACGTCGCACGCCGATAAAATCATCGATAACTCAGAAGAAGGCGGCTACCTCGCGACCAAATATCTCACTGACCGCGGTCACACTGAGATTGCATGTTTGAGTGGTCACTTCGTCAAAGCCGCATGCCAAGAGCGCATTCAAGGTTTCCGCCGCGCAATGGCGGAAGCTAATTTGACCGTCAATGAAGATTGGATCTTGGAAGGTAACTTTGAGTGTGATACTGCCGTTTTAGCGGCGGATAAAATCATTGCGATGGACAAGCGCCCCACGGCGGTATTCTGTTTCAACGATACGATGGCATTAGGTCTGATGAGCCGTTTGCAACAGAAAGGCATACGTATTCCAGAAGATATGTCTGTCATCGGTTACGATAATATCGAGTTAGCAGAATACTTCTCTCCACCACTGACCACAGTGCACCAACCCAAGCGTCGTGTGGGCAAGAACGCGTTTGAAATTTTGTTAGAGCGCATTAAAGATAAAGAACATGATCGCCGTATTTTCGAAATGCACCCAGAGATCGTAGAGCGCGATACGGTGAAAGACTTGACAAAATCCTAA
- the torD gene encoding molecular chaperone TorD, with product MIQELKILNEKRAEIYWWLSSLFFKELNEQDIARYHSAEIRTFLSGLADEQSLSGEVKNLIDTLNRLQDRQDAQLELAADFCDLFLKSDRDSALPYASVYTDKGLLNGKPAQQMRELLNAHGVKVEKNINEPEDHLAIQLDFLAHLAISANQIEHRAQLSSALQAQSDFISQHLLTWLPAFVERCTQFDAFGLYSAAARLALVFIKQDQRCIDELVHDIH from the coding sequence ATGATACAAGAACTGAAAATCCTCAATGAAAAGCGTGCTGAAATCTATTGGTGGCTGTCGAGCCTGTTTTTTAAGGAACTGAATGAGCAAGATATCGCTCGTTATCACTCAGCAGAAATTCGCACTTTTTTAAGCGGACTCGCCGATGAGCAAAGCCTAAGCGGCGAAGTTAAAAACTTGATAGATACGCTCAACCGACTACAAGATCGTCAAGATGCGCAGTTAGAACTCGCCGCGGATTTCTGCGATCTCTTTTTGAAATCAGACCGTGATTCCGCCCTACCCTATGCCTCCGTCTATACCGATAAAGGTTTACTCAATGGCAAGCCTGCACAGCAAATGCGTGAGTTACTCAACGCACATGGGGTTAAGGTTGAAAAAAATATCAATGAGCCTGAGGATCATCTTGCCATACAGCTCGACTTTTTAGCGCATCTTGCGATCAGCGCTAACCAAATTGAGCACAGAGCACAACTGAGTTCAGCGCTACAAGCTCAGTCCGACTTCATAAGCCAACACTTACTCACTTGGCTGCCTGCCTTTGTTGAACGTTGCACTCAATTTGATGCATTCGGATTGTACTCAGCCGCCGCTCGTTTAGCGTTAGTCTTTATTAAGCAAGATCAACGCTGTATTGATGAGCTGGTTCACGACATCCATTAG
- the torR gene encoding two-component system response regulator TorR, whose amino-acid sequence MSYHVLVVEDDLVTRSKLSGYFQNEGYQVTEAESGAQMREALELNDIDLVLLDINLPGEDGLLLTRELRSQSEIGIILVTGRTDSIDKIVGLEMGADDYVTKPVDLRELQVRVKNLLWRISLAQRERNTDKQDDKLVHFGEWTFDVQRRALSRNGEPVKLTKAEYELLVALSSYPNQVLSRERILNMISHRVDAPNDRTIDVLIRRMRAKMEMDPKNPQIFVTVHGEGYMFAGD is encoded by the coding sequence ATGAGCTATCACGTACTTGTGGTTGAAGATGACCTCGTCACGCGGAGTAAGTTAAGTGGTTACTTTCAAAATGAAGGTTACCAAGTAACAGAAGCAGAAAGTGGCGCGCAGATGAGAGAAGCGTTAGAACTCAATGACATCGATCTGGTTTTGCTGGACATCAATTTGCCCGGTGAAGACGGTCTGTTATTGACGCGAGAATTACGCAGCCAGTCGGAGATTGGCATTATTTTAGTGACAGGACGCACCGACAGTATCGACAAAATCGTTGGCCTCGAAATGGGCGCGGACGATTATGTCACTAAACCCGTCGATTTGCGTGAGCTCCAGGTTCGTGTAAAAAACTTATTATGGCGAATTTCCCTCGCACAGCGAGAGAGAAATACGGACAAACAAGATGACAAACTGGTGCATTTTGGTGAGTGGACGTTCGATGTTCAGCGCCGTGCCTTAAGTCGTAACGGTGAGCCTGTGAAGCTCACTAAAGCGGAATACGAGTTGTTAGTCGCGCTTTCTTCTTATCCGAATCAGGTGCTGAGTCGTGAACGTATTTTGAACATGATCAGCCACCGTGTGGATGCGCCAAACGATCGTACTATTGATGTGTTGATTCGACGTATGCGCGCCAAGATGGAAATGGATCCAAAAAACCCGCAAATTTTTGTGACGGTTCACGGCGAAGGTTATATGTTCGCTGGGGATTAA
- the elyC gene encoding envelope biogenesis factor ElyC: MFELKKIFSSLLMPLPALLIIGFVGLMLIMFTAKRKTGCLVVLFSLTGLFLVSFQPVATRLLMPLERTYTAFLPVEGTLDYVMVLGNGHVVDDDIPPTSELTRAALMRLTEGIRISRMYPGSKLILSGYAGGSEVSHARMMARVALALGVPKSDIILLETAKDTWEEARQAAAFVQQKRMVLVTSASHMKRAMREFESAGLTPIPAPTNYLGHLNIVQPWDKYIPKSRYLEQTEQYWYETLGLLWQKLRDTVAGDSSEQVGTPSVVEEAPTTP; this comes from the coding sequence ATGTTTGAGCTGAAAAAAATTTTTTCTTCACTGTTGATGCCTCTGCCAGCGCTGCTGATCATTGGTTTCGTGGGCCTGATGCTGATCATGTTCACGGCAAAACGTAAAACTGGCTGCCTAGTGGTGTTGTTCTCCCTCACTGGGTTATTTCTGGTTTCCTTTCAACCCGTGGCGACTCGTTTATTGATGCCACTTGAACGTACTTACACGGCATTTTTACCCGTAGAAGGTACTCTTGACTACGTGATGGTGCTCGGTAATGGCCATGTGGTTGATGATGACATCCCCCCCACCTCAGAGCTTACTCGTGCTGCGCTCATGCGCTTAACAGAAGGCATTCGTATTAGTCGTATGTATCCGGGTTCGAAACTTATCCTCTCCGGTTACGCTGGTGGTAGTGAAGTTAGCCACGCTCGGATGATGGCGCGTGTCGCTTTAGCGTTAGGTGTGCCGAAATCGGATATTATTTTGCTGGAAACCGCTAAAGATACTTGGGAAGAAGCGCGCCAAGCTGCGGCTTTCGTGCAACAAAAGCGCATGGTACTGGTCACCTCAGCAAGCCATATGAAGCGTGCGATGCGCGAATTTGAATCGGCAGGTTTAACGCCAATCCCAGCACCGACTAACTACTTAGGTCATCTCAATATTGTTCAGCCTTGGGATAAGTACATTCCTAAATCACGCTATCTTGAGCAAACCGAACAGTATTGGTACGAAACATTAGGCCTATTGTGGCAAAAACTGCGTGATACCGTTGCCGGAGATAGCAGTGAACAGGTAGGAACGCCCTCTGTCGTAGAAGAAGCTCCGACAACGCCCTAA
- the cmoM gene encoding tRNA uridine 5-oxyacetic acid(34) methyltransferase CmoM, protein MTEDRNFDDIAHKFAKNIYGSDKGEIRQVIVWEDLEQLLSQLDTQKVPLHVLDAGGGLAQVSQKIARLGHRVTLCDLSSEMLQLAEQDIANNGLLEQYRFVHSPVQTIQAHLDAPVDLVLFHAVMEWLAEPKPALQNLLAQVRPGGMVSVMFYNYHGLVYKNAVCGNIPHVLEDMPHRKRFKLQPQKGLLPEEVYQWIEESGFEICGKSGIRCFSDYIGNMKNMGEYQYEDLVALERKFCRQEPYLSLGRYIHVWAKKKQ, encoded by the coding sequence GTGACAGAAGATCGCAATTTCGACGATATTGCCCACAAATTTGCAAAAAATATATACGGTTCTGACAAAGGTGAGATCCGCCAAGTCATTGTTTGGGAAGATTTGGAGCAGCTTCTCAGTCAACTGGACACGCAAAAAGTTCCCTTGCACGTGCTCGATGCGGGTGGCGGCTTGGCGCAAGTATCGCAAAAAATCGCTCGCCTTGGGCATCGAGTGACACTCTGTGATCTTTCTTCGGAAATGTTGCAATTGGCCGAGCAGGATATTGCAAACAATGGCCTGCTTGAGCAGTATCGCTTCGTCCATTCACCAGTGCAGACGATTCAAGCGCACCTTGATGCGCCCGTGGATTTGGTGCTGTTTCATGCGGTGATGGAATGGTTAGCGGAGCCCAAACCAGCGTTGCAAAATTTGTTGGCGCAAGTCAGACCGGGCGGCATGGTGTCGGTGATGTTTTACAACTATCACGGTTTGGTTTACAAAAACGCCGTGTGTGGCAACATTCCGCACGTGCTAGAAGATATGCCGCACCGCAAACGGTTTAAATTACAACCGCAGAAAGGCTTGCTCCCCGAAGAGGTCTACCAATGGATCGAAGAATCGGGTTTTGAGATCTGCGGGAAATCCGGTATTCGTTGTTTCAGTGATTACATCGGAAACATGAAAAATATGGGCGAATACCAGTATGAGGATTTGGTGGCACTGGAGCGCAAATTCTGCCGTCAGGAGCCTTACCTCTCATTGGGCCGATACATTCACGTATGGGCTAAGAAAAAACAATAA
- the mukF gene encoding chromosome partition protein MukF, whose translation MSEFTQDTVQKPIDELVTWVKQYDFSLNLPTERLAFLLAIAVLSNERFDEELGEGELHDAFAIVTRLFAESGEASAFRANNAINDLVKQRLLSRFTSEMTEGASIYRLTPLAIGITDYYVRHREFSKLKLSIQLSMVADEMAKAVESAQQGGSVAHWRKNVFGVLKYSVSEIFDRIDLNQRVMDEQQQSVKEQIADLLNKDWRDAINNCEALLSETSATLRELQDTLQAAGDELQTQILDIQECVYGDLELDFIEETLFALQMKLDRITSWGQQSIDLWIGYDRHVHKFIRTAIDMDQNRAFSQRLRQSMNDYFEQPWYLTYADAERLSDLRDETLTLRDEEVTGHVPMEVEYEELQQVNDELAQRIGDMLKVHKEQGAAIDLALVLRDYLASHPRTHHFDLARMVVDQAVRLGYSESDYRAIQPDWTAINDFGAKVQANVIDRY comes from the coding sequence ATGAGTGAGTTTACTCAGGATACTGTGCAAAAGCCCATCGACGAACTCGTCACTTGGGTAAAACAGTATGACTTCTCATTGAATCTGCCTACTGAGCGGCTGGCATTTTTGCTCGCGATTGCTGTGCTCAGTAATGAAAGATTTGATGAAGAGCTCGGAGAAGGGGAACTTCACGATGCATTCGCGATAGTCACGCGCTTGTTTGCAGAATCGGGAGAAGCCTCAGCCTTTCGGGCTAACAATGCGATTAATGATCTGGTGAAGCAGCGCTTACTCAGTCGCTTTACCAGCGAAATGACGGAAGGTGCCAGCATCTACCGTTTGACTCCTTTAGCGATCGGCATTACCGATTACTATGTTCGTCATCGCGAATTTTCCAAACTGAAACTATCCATCCAACTCTCTATGGTCGCGGATGAGATGGCGAAAGCCGTGGAATCCGCGCAGCAGGGTGGCAGTGTCGCCCATTGGCGCAAAAACGTGTTTGGCGTGCTCAAATATTCGGTGAGTGAAATCTTCGATCGCATCGATCTTAACCAGCGTGTGATGGATGAGCAGCAGCAATCGGTCAAAGAACAGATTGCCGATCTGCTGAATAAAGATTGGCGTGATGCGATCAACAACTGTGAAGCCTTGCTGTCTGAGACTTCCGCCACACTGCGTGAGTTGCAAGATACCTTGCAAGCGGCTGGCGATGAGTTGCAAACGCAAATTCTCGATATTCAGGAGTGCGTGTATGGCGATCTGGAATTGGATTTCATCGAAGAGACGCTGTTTGCGCTGCAGATGAAGCTTGACCGCATCACGAGCTGGGGGCAGCAGTCGATTGATCTTTGGATCGGTTACGATCGCCACGTCCACAAGTTTATTCGTACCGCGATTGATATGGACCAGAACCGCGCGTTCAGCCAACGTCTGCGTCAGTCAATGAACGACTATTTTGAACAACCTTGGTATCTCACTTACGCCGATGCAGAACGTCTATCCGATCTGCGAGATGAAACCTTGACCCTGCGTGACGAAGAAGTTACCGGTCATGTGCCGATGGAAGTGGAATACGAAGAGCTGCAACAAGTGAACGATGAACTTGCGCAGCGGATTGGCGACATGCTGAAAGTGCATAAAGAGCAGGGCGCAGCGATTGATTTAGCACTTGTACTGCGTGATTACTTAGCCAGCCACCCACGAACCCATCATTTCGATTTAGCCCGAATGGTTGTCGACCAAGCGGTAAGACTGGGTTATTCCGAGTCCGACTACCGCGCTATCCAGCCTGACTGGACGGCGATCAACGATTTTGGCGCAAAGGTACAAGCGAATGTCATCGACCGATATTAA
- the mukE gene encoding chromosome partition protein MukE translates to MSSTDINEYMPENLAKAIANPLFPALDSLLRAGRHVSSDDLDNHAFLSDFEPDLALFYQRYHTELVRAPEGFFYLRPRSTSLINRSVLSELDMLVGKVLCFLYLSPERLAHEGIFTNQELYDELLTLVEEKKLMKLVTNRASGSDLDREKLFEKVRTSLRRLRRLGMVITIGDTAKFRITEAVFRFGADVRLGGDVREAQLRLIRDGEAVVHTPEPSQQSLLENPATEYDEEQTEWEDEA, encoded by the coding sequence ATGTCATCGACCGATATTAATGAATACATGCCAGAGAATCTGGCCAAAGCGATTGCAAACCCGCTATTTCCAGCGCTAGACAGTTTGCTGCGTGCGGGGCGTCATGTTTCCAGTGACGATTTGGATAACCACGCCTTCCTGTCGGATTTTGAGCCGGATTTGGCGCTGTTTTATCAACGCTACCACACCGAACTGGTGCGCGCGCCGGAGGGTTTTTTCTATCTGCGTCCACGTTCCACTTCGCTTATCAACCGCAGTGTGCTCTCTGAGCTGGATATGCTGGTGGGTAAAGTGCTCTGTTTCCTCTATTTGAGCCCTGAGCGTTTAGCGCACGAAGGCATTTTCACCAACCAAGAGCTGTACGATGAGCTACTGACACTGGTGGAAGAGAAGAAGCTGATGAAGCTGGTGACGAACCGCGCGAGCGGCTCGGATCTGGATCGCGAGAAGCTGTTTGAAAAAGTGCGTACTTCGCTGCGTCGTTTACGTCGCCTCGGTATGGTGATCACCATTGGTGATACGGCCAAATTCCGCATCACTGAAGCGGTATTTCGTTTTGGTGCGGATGTGCGTTTGGGCGGTGATGTGCGTGAAGCGCAGCTGCGCCTGATCCGTGATGGTGAAGCTGTGGTGCATACCCCAGAACCAAGCCAGCAAAGCCTGTTGGAAAACCCAGCAACCGAGTACGACGAAGAGCAAACCGAGTGGGAAGATGAAGCATGA